A section of the Virgibacillus sp. NKC19-3 genome encodes:
- a CDS encoding DsbA family oxidoreductase, translating to MKIEVWSDFVCPFCYIGKRRLEKAIEDFPQKDDVTIEYKSYELDPNAEVNPGLNMHEYLATKKGMSVEQAKNMNESLGEQAAEVGLTYNFDTMQHTNTFDAHRVAQYATGQGKGKEMTERLLHAYFTESKLISDHETLTALAEEVGLNGDEVTALLEVNNYANHVRGDEEQAREIGVQGVPFFVFNEKYAVSGAQPAEVFTEVLEQVWEEEREKPVLQSLTPKKSKTMYCTDEGCEIKEN from the coding sequence ATGAAAATAGAAGTATGGTCAGATTTCGTATGCCCGTTTTGTTATATTGGTAAGCGAAGATTAGAAAAAGCCATAGAGGATTTCCCGCAAAAAGATGATGTAACGATAGAATATAAAAGCTATGAATTGGATCCGAACGCTGAAGTAAATCCTGGATTGAATATGCATGAATACCTTGCTACTAAAAAAGGAATGTCTGTGGAACAGGCAAAAAACATGAATGAAAGTCTCGGCGAGCAAGCAGCGGAAGTAGGATTGACCTATAACTTTGATACGATGCAACATACCAATACATTTGATGCACATCGTGTGGCACAATATGCAACTGGGCAAGGTAAGGGCAAAGAAATGACTGAACGACTTCTACATGCCTATTTCACAGAATCAAAACTCATTAGTGACCATGAGACACTTACAGCACTTGCGGAAGAAGTTGGGTTAAATGGAGATGAGGTAACAGCATTACTTGAGGTAAATAATTATGCAAATCATGTCCGAGGAGACGAGGAACAAGCTCGTGAAATAGGAGTTCAAGGCGTTCCGTTTTTTGTATTCAATGAAAAATACGCCGTCTCAGGGGCTCAACCTGCAGAAGTTTTCACAGAAGTGCTCGAACAGGTTTGGGAAGAAGAAAGAGAGAAACCTGTTTTGCAATCATTAACCCCTAAAAAGTCTAAAACAATGTATTGTACAGATGAAGGCTGTGAAATAAAAGAAAATTAA
- a CDS encoding ABC transporter permease, whose protein sequence is MKLRYLFIALIILSVTSVFLGVSEMTPLDLFSLTEGQAQILLVSRIPRLLSILIAGMSMSICGLIMQQLSRNKFVSPTTAGTLDSARLGILVSMLIFTSASQFQQMLVAFGFALLGTFIFMNILERVKFKDAIFIPLIGLMFGNIISSVSTFIAYQNDLIQNMSSWMQGDFSMIMSGNYELMFVSIPILILAYFYANKFTIAGMGEDFSKNLGLNYRQVVNLGLIITALVTASVVLSVGVIPFLGLIIPNIVTIYQGDHLKKSLIHTALLGAVFVLMCDVIGRIIIYPYEIPISLTVGVIGSGIFLYLLLRRKKYGL, encoded by the coding sequence ATGAAATTAAGATACTTATTTATCGCACTTATTATTCTCTCAGTTACATCTGTGTTTCTTGGTGTTTCTGAAATGACACCACTAGATCTGTTCAGTTTAACAGAAGGTCAGGCACAAATATTATTGGTTAGCAGAATCCCCAGGTTATTAAGTATTTTAATTGCAGGGATGAGTATGAGTATTTGTGGCTTAATCATGCAGCAGTTAAGCAGAAATAAATTTGTTTCTCCAACAACTGCAGGAACATTGGATTCCGCAAGGCTTGGAATTCTTGTTTCCATGTTGATTTTTACATCAGCTAGCCAATTTCAGCAAATGCTTGTGGCTTTTGGGTTTGCACTTTTAGGTACCTTCATATTCATGAACATCTTAGAGAGAGTTAAATTTAAAGATGCGATATTCATCCCACTAATCGGATTAATGTTTGGTAATATAATTAGTTCTGTGTCAACCTTTATTGCCTATCAGAATGATCTTATACAAAACATGTCATCATGGATGCAAGGCGATTTCTCGATGATCATGAGTGGAAATTATGAATTGATGTTTGTCAGTATCCCCATTCTCATTTTAGCGTATTTTTATGCAAATAAATTTACAATCGCAGGAATGGGAGAGGATTTTTCCAAAAACTTAGGTCTCAATTATCGACAGGTTGTAAATCTTGGCTTGATTATCACGGCACTAGTAACGGCCTCCGTGGTACTATCGGTTGGGGTGATACCATTTCTTGGTTTAATCATTCCAAATATCGTTACGATTTACCAGGGTGATCACCTGAAGAAAAGCTTAATACATACTGCATTGCTAGGGGCCGTATTTGTTTTAATGTGTGATGTCATCGGTAGAATTATCATCTATCCATATGAGATTCCAATCAGCTTAACCGTAGGGGTTATAGGTAGCGGTATATTTCTCTACCTATTGTTAAGGAGAAAGAAATATGGATTATAA
- a CDS encoding iron chelate uptake ABC transporter family permease subunit yields the protein MDYKKKLTALVVITVLLALLFIFYDLSGNIGYILPRRVIKVTAIVLTGGAIAFATTIFMTITHNRILTPSILGLDSLYMLLQTIIIFIFGANSIVMMSSHINYLISIGIMVVFSLLLYRFLFKGEKNNIYFLLLIGMILGTFFSSFTDFMQVLIDPNEFTMAQDRMFASVNNVNTDLIYLSIVLVLFVGLYFMRFYKYLDVLALGKDQAVNLGVPYNYVVKRLLIIVAVLISIATALIGPIMFLGLLVVNLAYEFLKTFRHFYIIIGSMLISIIALLGGQFVVENIFTFQTTISVIINFVGGVYFIYLLLKENKSW from the coding sequence ATGGATTATAAGAAAAAGTTAACTGCCCTTGTCGTCATTACAGTATTACTAGCATTGTTATTTATTTTTTATGACCTGAGTGGAAATATTGGCTACATTTTACCAAGAAGAGTTATTAAAGTAACGGCCATCGTTCTGACAGGTGGTGCAATCGCTTTTGCAACAACGATCTTTATGACAATAACGCATAATCGGATTTTAACCCCAAGTATACTGGGGCTTGACTCCCTGTATATGCTGCTGCAGACAATTATTATCTTCATATTTGGTGCAAATTCTATTGTCATGATGAGCAGCCATATTAATTACTTGATCTCGATTGGAATTATGGTGGTATTTTCATTATTGCTTTACCGTTTTCTCTTTAAAGGGGAGAAGAACAACATTTACTTCCTTTTATTAATTGGTATGATTTTAGGAACATTCTTTAGCAGCTTCACGGATTTCATGCAAGTATTGATCGATCCAAACGAATTTACAATGGCTCAGGATCGTATGTTTGCAAGTGTGAACAATGTGAATACAGATCTTATCTATCTCTCTATTGTACTTGTGTTGTTCGTCGGATTGTACTTTATGCGTTTTTATAAGTACTTGGATGTATTGGCATTAGGGAAGGATCAAGCGGTTAATCTTGGTGTTCCGTATAATTATGTCGTGAAGCGATTACTGATTATTGTGGCTGTATTAATTTCTATAGCAACAGCACTCATTGGTCCGATCATGTTCCTTGGACTACTGGTCGTAAATTTGGCATATGAATTTTTAAAAACGTTCCGTCACTTTTATATTATCATTGGCTCTATGTTAATCAGTATCATTGCACTACTTGGCGGACAATTTGTTGTAGAGAACATATTCACATTTCAAACGACAATTAGTGTTATTATCAATTTTGTCGGTGGCGTGTACTTCATATATCTTTTGTTAAAGGAGAATAAATCATGGTAG
- a CDS encoding iron ABC transporter ATP-binding protein, with product MVDIKNVVKTYNQKRVVEDVSVKIEKGTITSFIGPNGAGKSTLISMISRLIAKDDGEITIDGEDILESKNNELAKKISILKQSNAINLKLTVRELVSFGRFPYSQGKLKKEDWEKVDQAIDYMELGDMQEKFLDELSGGQQQRAHIAMIIAQDTEYILLDEPLNNLDMRHSVSIMKTLRKLVDELGKTIVIVIHDINFASCYSDNIVALKNGKIVKHGPTCDVIDKCVLKDIYDMDIDIKEIDNRRICVYF from the coding sequence ATGGTAGATATTAAAAACGTTGTCAAAACGTATAACCAGAAAAGGGTTGTAGAAGATGTTTCCGTTAAAATAGAAAAGGGGACTATTACTTCGTTTATCGGCCCTAATGGTGCAGGAAAGAGTACGTTAATCTCGATGATTAGTCGGCTTATTGCGAAAGATGATGGGGAAATTACGATTGATGGAGAAGACATTTTAGAATCCAAGAATAATGAGCTCGCAAAGAAAATTTCCATATTAAAACAGTCGAATGCCATCAATTTGAAACTGACGGTTCGCGAGCTTGTGTCCTTTGGACGTTTTCCTTATTCTCAGGGTAAATTGAAAAAAGAAGATTGGGAAAAGGTAGATCAGGCTATTGATTATATGGAGCTTGGCGATATGCAGGAAAAATTCCTTGATGAACTTAGTGGTGGGCAACAGCAACGTGCGCATATTGCTATGATTATCGCACAGGATACAGAATATATTTTGCTTGATGAGCCATTAAATAATTTGGATATGCGCCACTCTGTGTCGATAATGAAAACATTGCGCAAGCTTGTAGATGAACTCGGTAAAACGATTGTCATTGTCATTCATGATATCAATTTTGCTTCCTGTTATTCGGACAATATTGTTGCACTCAAAAACGGGAAAATAGTCAAGCATGGACCCACTTGTGATGTTATTGATAAATGTGTATTGAAGGATATCTATGATATGGATATTGATATAAAAGAAATCGATAATCGCCGCATTTGTGTATATTTTTAA
- a CDS encoding siderophore ABC transporter substrate-binding protein, whose protein sequence is MKRFSLLLIMSLFLMVLAACGSSEESSEGEGENAEGEETSEETNETVTVNHELGETEVPKNPENVVVFDFGILDTLDTLGVDVAGVAQGNIPSYLEKYESDTYENIGSLKEPDFDKVAEIDPDVIIISGRQASVADQLEEIAPTIHLGVDTTRYMDSFEENMETVGEIFGKEAEIEEELTRIEDSIASVNDKAAENEENGLIILANDDKISAYGPSSRFGLIHDVLGVPAVDEGIEASTHGMNVSPEYVMEEDPDLLYVVDRTAAITDDNSAAEQIVENDLIKNTKAYENDNIFYLDPDYWYLSGGGLASVSEMINEIDASLE, encoded by the coding sequence ATGAAACGATTTTCCTTATTGTTGATCATGAGTCTTTTCCTAATGGTACTTGCCGCTTGTGGTTCATCTGAAGAAAGCAGTGAAGGGGAAGGAGAAAACGCCGAAGGGGAAGAAACCAGTGAAGAAACAAATGAAACTGTTACAGTAAACCATGAGCTTGGCGAAACGGAAGTACCTAAAAACCCGGAGAATGTTGTCGTTTTTGATTTTGGGATTTTAGATACATTGGATACATTAGGTGTTGACGTAGCTGGTGTTGCCCAAGGAAACATTCCTTCGTATTTAGAAAAATATGAAAGTGATACTTACGAAAATATAGGAAGCTTGAAGGAACCAGATTTTGATAAAGTTGCAGAAATCGACCCGGATGTGATTATTATTTCCGGACGACAGGCATCTGTAGCGGATCAATTGGAAGAAATCGCTCCGACCATCCATCTTGGCGTAGATACCACACGTTACATGGATTCATTTGAAGAAAACATGGAAACCGTTGGAGAGATATTTGGAAAAGAAGCGGAGATAGAAGAAGAATTAACTCGTATTGAAGATTCGATTGCTTCTGTAAATGATAAGGCAGCAGAAAATGAGGAAAACGGTCTGATTATTTTAGCAAATGATGATAAAATCAGTGCATATGGGCCAAGCTCTCGATTTGGATTAATTCATGATGTGCTTGGTGTTCCGGCAGTTGATGAGGGTATTGAAGCTTCAACACATGGCATGAATGTATCGCCTGAATATGTCATGGAAGAAGACCCAGATCTCCTATACGTTGTCGATAGAACCGCTGCTATTACTGACGATAATTCAGCAGCAGAACAAATCGTGGAAAATGACTTAATTAAAAACACGAAAGCGTATGAAAATGATAATATCTTTTATCTGGACCCGGATTACTGGTACCTATCCGGAGGTGGACTTGCTTCTGTATCTGAAATGATTAATGAAATTGATGCAAGTTTGGAGTAA
- a CDS encoding SurA N-terminal domain-containing protein has translation MKNLVILVLTLSITIVLAACGEDDPSSQEREGSNGENTEEQAQPSAQEPIEFTDEEKAEEDESVADVNGTEIKGNEYNALYPQVKMSLQQDEQASDEQDQVKELTVNMLVEQELIKQAAEEQGIEVTNDEIQSEYEAMEEEAGEQLTSVLDQFHLTEEDLKDQLTKDIRTTKYIESEFDIEVTDEEIKEYYDQLAEQSDEVGELEEVEEQIREQLTVTKSQEQLQTKLEELKEQAEVETLV, from the coding sequence ATGAAAAACCTTGTCATATTAGTGTTGACGTTAAGTATAACGATCGTATTAGCTGCCTGTGGAGAAGATGATCCCTCCTCACAGGAAAGGGAAGGATCAAATGGTGAAAACACAGAAGAGCAAGCGCAGCCATCAGCACAAGAACCGATAGAATTTACGGATGAGGAAAAAGCAGAGGAAGATGAATCAGTAGCAGATGTAAATGGCACTGAAATAAAAGGAAATGAATATAACGCCCTATATCCACAAGTAAAAATGTCTCTGCAGCAGGATGAGCAAGCCTCCGATGAACAGGATCAGGTTAAAGAACTTACGGTTAATATGCTCGTAGAACAAGAATTAATCAAGCAAGCAGCTGAGGAACAAGGCATAGAAGTCACCAATGATGAAATTCAATCTGAATATGAAGCAATGGAAGAAGAGGCTGGGGAACAATTGACGTCAGTCTTGGATCAGTTTCACTTAACAGAAGAAGATCTTAAAGACCAATTAACCAAGGATATACGCACAACCAAATATATAGAATCTGAATTTGATATTGAAGTAACGGATGAAGAAATAAAGGAATACTATGATCAGCTAGCAGAACAAAGTGACGAAGTCGGGGAATTAGAAGAAGTAGAAGAACAGATTAGAGAGCAGCTGACAGTGACGAA